The Catharus ustulatus isolate bCatUst1 chromosome 17, bCatUst1.pri.v2, whole genome shotgun sequence genome includes the window CCTGGCAAAGAACatgcaggagagctctgggtCAGGTCTCCACAGGATGGGGTTAGGACAAGCCATCCAAGTCAGCATGAGGCAGTGGAGGTCTCCAGTAGGCAAAGGGGCTGTaccagcccagtgctccccGTCTGTCCCACAGGAGGGAAGAAGATCTCCACCAGCTCCGACAGCCGCTCGTATCTGTGGGATGAGAAGGAAGTTACACTGGGGTCATTGGGTGTTTGTTTGATGCTCCTCTGCATCAAAGCCAGGTCACCCCAAAGACCCTGAGGAATAAACACTTGGCTTACGTTGACTTTTGGTTCTTTCTGAGCTCCTGGATCAGCTCTCCCTTGGGGTTCACGGTGAATATGCGGCTCTCTGGCAGCCCCACTTGCTTGTAAGCATAGACATCCTGCCCAAGGAAGGCCAGCAGAGCTtgagggctgcaggaaggcacTGCCACCCAgcctgagccctccctgcacacctgcagaGCCACTCACACTGGGCCTGTTCCCAAAGCCAGCGTAGAAGGGACACTTTGTAGCAAACAGTTTTCGGATGTCTGTCAAGCAGGTGACCTTGAACACCTCTGGCTTCTTCTCAatcacctccctgcagcacaagaGACACAGTGGCATCAGCTGGCCACGACTGTAGGCATCAAACCCGTCTGTAATGAGCAGATATCAGCCTTCTGAAGTACACTGTGCCTTTTGTGTGTCCTGCCCGCCTCTGTAGTGACACCTTAGTGGGGCTCAGGGAAGTGATTTGAAGGGGAAGAGGTTTTGTGCatcagcagctttgctgtgaaGCCCCAGCAAGGTCAGGCagctcccctgctgccccccacAAAAGGCACTGGGCACCaaggagggcagagcagttTAAGGCTGGGACATCCCTCAGggtgcagctggggaaggggatgctGACCCCAGGGATacaggaagggcagggaaagaCAGTACCTGTGGAAGGCAGACATGAGACTACTGGGGGAGAGCAGCATGGGGCCCATGGGGAGGCCACAGCCTTGCTCATTGACCCATTGGAGGTAGCCTTTGGTGATGTGGGCCATGCCAATAGCCCTGGCCGAGCAGTAGAGGAACTTGTAGCCATTCCTAGAGAGAACACAGGGAGCccctctgagctgtgccctgggcaagGCAC containing:
- the LOC117004475 gene encoding phosphatidate phosphatase LPIN3-like, whose translation is MRSGDCRDSSGTSAAPGPPAPALPSCALPGARKGWGRSLATSFSSEEESALPRAQLRGAPCVLSRNGYKFLYCSARAIGMAHITKGYLQWVNEQGCGLPMGPMLLSPSSLMSAFHREVIEKKPEVFKVTCLTDIRKLFATKCPFYAGFGNRPSDVYAYKQVGLPESRIFTVNPKGELIQELRKNQKSTYERLSELVEIFFPPVGQTGSTGLVQPLCLLETSTASC